A part of Lutra lutra chromosome 2, mLutLut1.2, whole genome shotgun sequence genomic DNA contains:
- the DOK2 gene encoding docking protein 2 isoform X1, which yields MEEVAVKQGFLYLLQQQTFGKKWRRFGAVLYGESDCALARLELQEGPEKPRRGEAARRVIRLSDCLRVAEAGGEASSPRDTSAFFLETKERQYQLAAPASERSDWIQAICLLAFPGQRKELLGPTGKGSRPRMEENELYSSATAVAPRKEFLVTMRPTEASERCRLRGSYTLRAGETALELWGGHELGSKLYEWPYRFLRRFGRDKVTFSFEAGRRCISGEGNFEFETRQGNEIFSALEEAISAQKNSAHPGPQSQPATVPAVLPRPESPYSRPHDSLPPPSPSTPVPSARPRGPEGEYAVPFDAVARNLGKSLRGVLAVPPHAPADPLYDSIEEHPPPRPDHIYDEPEGVAALSLYDSPQEPQGEAWRRQATADRDRGGLQRGQDLSAAGWPQGTEYDNVILKKGPK from the exons ATGGAAGAAGTAGCCGTGAAACAGGGCTTCCTGTACCTTCTACAGCAGCAGACTTTCGGAAAG AAATGGCGCCGGTTTGGGGCTGTGCTGTATGGAGAGTCAGACTGCGCCCTGGCCCGGCTGGAGCTCCAGGAGGGCCCAGAGAAGCCACGCCGGGGAGAGGCCGCCAGGAGGGTGATCCGCCTCAGTGACTGCCTACGTGTGGCTGAGGCCGGCGGGGAGGCCAGCAGCCCCCGGGACACCAGCGCCTTCTTCCTGGAGACCAAGGAGCGCCAGTATCAGCTAGCAGCCCCCGCCTCAGAGCGCAGTGACTGGATCCAGGCCATCTGCCTCTTGGCTTTCCCT GGCCAGAGGAAGGAGCTGCTGGGGCCCACGGGGAAGGGCAGCCGGCCCCGCATGGAGGAGAATGAACTGTACAGCAGCGCGACCGCAG taGCCCCCCGCAAGGAGTTTCTTGTGACCATGAGACCCACAGAAGCCAGTGAGAGGTGCCGGCTCCGAGGATCCTATACCCTCCGGGCTGGGGAGACAGCCCTGGAGCTGTGGGGTGGCCATGAGCTGGGCAGCAAGCTGTATGAGTGGCCCTACAGGTTTCTGAGGCGCTTTGGGCGAGACAAG GTAACCTTTTCCTTCGAGGCAGGCCGGCGCTGCATCTCTGGAGAGGGCAACTTTGAGTTCGAAACCCGGCAAGGCAACGAGATTTTCTCGGCCCTGGAGGAAGCCATTTCTGCCCAGAAGAACAGCGCGCATCCTGGGCCACAATCCCAGCCAGCCACAGTCCCTGCAGTGCTGCCGCGGCCAGAAAGCCCCTACTCCCGGCCCCATGactccctgccacctccctcGCCCTCCACTCCGGTGCCCTCTGCCCGGCCGCGGGGCCCGGAGGGGGAATACGCCGTGCCCTTTGATGCAGTGGCCCGTAACCTGGGGAAGAGCTTGAGGGGCGTCTTGGCGGTCCCTCCCCACGCCCCTGCAGACCCCCTGTATGACAGCATTGAGGAGCACCCACCCCCACGACCCGACCACATATACGATGAGCCTGAAGGAGTGGCTGCCCTGTCCCTGTATGACAGCCCACAGGAGCCCCAGGGAGAGGCCTGGAGGAGGCAGGCCACAGCTGACAGGGACCGCGGCGGCCTCCAGCGAGGGCAGGACCTCTCTGCCGCTGGCTGGCCACAGGGAACTGAGTATGACAACGTCATACTTAAGAAAGGCCCAAAGTga
- the DOK2 gene encoding docking protein 2 isoform X2 — protein sequence MEEVAVKQGFLYLLQQQTFGKKWRRFGAVLYGESDCALARLELQEGPEKPRRGEAARRVIRLSDCLRVAEAGGEASSPRDTSAFFLETKERQYQLAAPASERSDWIQAICLLAFPGQRKELLGPTGKGSRPRMEENELYSSATAAPRKEFLVTMRPTEASERCRLRGSYTLRAGETALELWGGHELGSKLYEWPYRFLRRFGRDKVTFSFEAGRRCISGEGNFEFETRQGNEIFSALEEAISAQKNSAHPGPQSQPATVPAVLPRPESPYSRPHDSLPPPSPSTPVPSARPRGPEGEYAVPFDAVARNLGKSLRGVLAVPPHAPADPLYDSIEEHPPPRPDHIYDEPEGVAALSLYDSPQEPQGEAWRRQATADRDRGGLQRGQDLSAAGWPQGTEYDNVILKKGPK from the exons ATGGAAGAAGTAGCCGTGAAACAGGGCTTCCTGTACCTTCTACAGCAGCAGACTTTCGGAAAG AAATGGCGCCGGTTTGGGGCTGTGCTGTATGGAGAGTCAGACTGCGCCCTGGCCCGGCTGGAGCTCCAGGAGGGCCCAGAGAAGCCACGCCGGGGAGAGGCCGCCAGGAGGGTGATCCGCCTCAGTGACTGCCTACGTGTGGCTGAGGCCGGCGGGGAGGCCAGCAGCCCCCGGGACACCAGCGCCTTCTTCCTGGAGACCAAGGAGCGCCAGTATCAGCTAGCAGCCCCCGCCTCAGAGCGCAGTGACTGGATCCAGGCCATCTGCCTCTTGGCTTTCCCT GGCCAGAGGAAGGAGCTGCTGGGGCCCACGGGGAAGGGCAGCCGGCCCCGCATGGAGGAGAATGAACTGTACAGCAGCGCGACCGCAG CCCCCCGCAAGGAGTTTCTTGTGACCATGAGACCCACAGAAGCCAGTGAGAGGTGCCGGCTCCGAGGATCCTATACCCTCCGGGCTGGGGAGACAGCCCTGGAGCTGTGGGGTGGCCATGAGCTGGGCAGCAAGCTGTATGAGTGGCCCTACAGGTTTCTGAGGCGCTTTGGGCGAGACAAG GTAACCTTTTCCTTCGAGGCAGGCCGGCGCTGCATCTCTGGAGAGGGCAACTTTGAGTTCGAAACCCGGCAAGGCAACGAGATTTTCTCGGCCCTGGAGGAAGCCATTTCTGCCCAGAAGAACAGCGCGCATCCTGGGCCACAATCCCAGCCAGCCACAGTCCCTGCAGTGCTGCCGCGGCCAGAAAGCCCCTACTCCCGGCCCCATGactccctgccacctccctcGCCCTCCACTCCGGTGCCCTCTGCCCGGCCGCGGGGCCCGGAGGGGGAATACGCCGTGCCCTTTGATGCAGTGGCCCGTAACCTGGGGAAGAGCTTGAGGGGCGTCTTGGCGGTCCCTCCCCACGCCCCTGCAGACCCCCTGTATGACAGCATTGAGGAGCACCCACCCCCACGACCCGACCACATATACGATGAGCCTGAAGGAGTGGCTGCCCTGTCCCTGTATGACAGCCCACAGGAGCCCCAGGGAGAGGCCTGGAGGAGGCAGGCCACAGCTGACAGGGACCGCGGCGGCCTCCAGCGAGGGCAGGACCTCTCTGCCGCTGGCTGGCCACAGGGAACTGAGTATGACAACGTCATACTTAAGAAAGGCCCAAAGTga